The following proteins come from a genomic window of Flavobacterium crocinum:
- a CDS encoding DUF983 domain-containing protein, producing the protein MLKKGSKLNSILTGSCPKCQNESMYEDKNPLHLSKVLKMNENCSHCGFKYQIEPSFFYGAMYVSYGLNVAVGIAAFIVSFVFFGASIEQAFIAIILTLIILFPFVLRLSRNLYINMFVSYDPNAGRK; encoded by the coding sequence ATGTTAAAAAAAGGATCGAAACTAAATAGTATTTTAACAGGAAGTTGTCCAAAATGCCAAAATGAAAGCATGTATGAAGACAAAAATCCGCTTCATTTGAGTAAAGTTCTAAAAATGAATGAAAACTGCAGCCATTGCGGATTCAAATATCAAATTGAACCGTCATTCTTTTATGGTGCAATGTATGTTAGCTACGGATTGAATGTCGCAGTAGGAATTGCTGCCTTTATAGTCTCTTTTGTTTTTTTCGGAGCTTCTATTGAGCAGGCTTTTATTGCCATTATTTTGACTTTGATCATTTTATTTCCTTTCGTACTTCGACTATCCAGAAACTTATACATTAATATGTTCGTTTCTTATGATCCTAATGCCGGTCGGAAGTAA
- a CDS encoding ABC-F family ATP-binding cassette domain-containing protein, with protein sequence MLNIHNLSVSFGGTYLFEEVTFRLGAGDRVGLVGKNGAGKSTMLKMLAGDFKPDSGVISQEKDIKMGFLRQDIDFEQGRTVLEEAYEAFTEIKVVEKKLEEINHQLVTRTDYESEEYAKIIEDLSDYTHRFELLGGYNYVGDTEKILLGLGFKREVFNNQTETFSGGWRMRIELAKLLLQSNDVLLLDEPTNHLDIESIIWLENFLRNYPGVVVIVSHDKMFLDNVTNRTIEISLGKAYDFNKPYSQYLELRHEIREKQLATQKNQQKKIEETEKLIEKFRAKASKASMAQSLIKKLDKVERIEVDEDDNSVMNISFPVSKEPGKVVIEAEDVTKAYGDKTILKDISLLVERGSKIAFVGQNGQGKSTFIKALVNEFEYEGNIKLGHNVQLGYFAQNQAEHLDGEITLLQTMEDAATDTNRMKVRDMLGAFLFRGDDVEKKVKVLSGGERNRLALCKLLLQPINVLLMDEPTNHLDIKSKNVLKAALQKFGGTLLLVSHDRDFLQGMSNIVYEFKDQKIREYLGDINFFLEQRNMENMREVEKKDVVKNAPAAKEKEASKLSYEDQKKGKSLQNRLSKIESQIQQLEKQIQHDDKMLETNYDKHIEDASFFTAYNKKKQDLEQLLIDWEVVSEEIDSFNG encoded by the coding sequence ATGCTTAATATACACAATCTTTCCGTTTCTTTTGGAGGAACCTATTTATTTGAAGAAGTAACTTTCCGTTTAGGAGCTGGCGACCGCGTTGGTCTTGTCGGTAAAAACGGCGCTGGTAAATCTACCATGCTAAAAATGTTAGCAGGAGATTTTAAACCGGATTCCGGAGTTATTTCTCAGGAGAAAGATATTAAAATGGGTTTCCTGCGTCAGGATATTGATTTTGAACAGGGAAGAACGGTTTTGGAAGAAGCTTATGAGGCTTTTACTGAAATCAAAGTTGTAGAAAAGAAGCTAGAGGAAATCAATCATCAATTGGTTACCAGAACCGATTATGAGAGCGAAGAATATGCTAAAATCATCGAAGATTTATCTGATTACACACATCGTTTTGAGCTTTTAGGTGGTTATAACTATGTTGGAGATACAGAAAAAATTCTTTTAGGGTTAGGTTTTAAAAGAGAAGTTTTTAATAACCAAACCGAAACATTTTCTGGTGGATGGAGAATGCGTATCGAATTGGCAAAATTACTGTTGCAGTCGAATGATGTATTACTTCTGGATGAGCCAACCAACCACTTGGATATCGAAAGTATTATTTGGTTGGAAAATTTCCTTCGTAATTATCCTGGAGTAGTTGTGATTGTGTCACACGATAAAATGTTCTTGGATAATGTTACCAATAGAACCATCGAAATTTCTTTAGGAAAAGCATACGATTTCAATAAACCGTATTCTCAGTATTTAGAATTGCGTCATGAAATTCGTGAAAAACAATTGGCGACTCAAAAAAATCAGCAGAAGAAGATTGAGGAAACAGAAAAATTAATCGAGAAATTCCGTGCCAAGGCTTCAAAGGCTTCGATGGCGCAGTCGTTGATTAAAAAATTAGATAAAGTAGAAAGAATTGAAGTTGATGAAGACGACAATTCTGTAATGAATATTTCTTTTCCTGTTTCAAAAGAACCAGGAAAAGTAGTAATCGAAGCTGAAGATGTAACCAAAGCCTACGGCGATAAAACGATTCTGAAAGACATTAGTTTATTAGTCGAAAGAGGAAGTAAAATTGCCTTTGTTGGACAAAACGGACAAGGAAAATCGACTTTTATCAAAGCTTTGGTAAATGAATTTGAATACGAAGGCAATATCAAATTGGGTCATAATGTACAATTAGGATATTTTGCCCAAAATCAGGCAGAACATTTGGACGGAGAAATTACGCTTCTTCAAACTATGGAAGATGCCGCAACCGACACCAATCGTATGAAAGTACGTGATATGTTGGGAGCATTTTTATTCCGCGGAGACGATGTAGAGAAAAAAGTAAAAGTACTATCGGGAGGAGAACGTAACCGTTTGGCGCTTTGTAAGCTATTATTACAGCCAATTAATGTTCTGCTGATGGATGAGCCTACAAACCACTTAGATATTAAGTCTAAGAACGTTTTAAAGGCCGCGCTTCAAAAATTTGGAGGAACTTTGTTGTTAGTTTCTCACGACAGGGATTTTCTTCAGGGAATGTCTAATATTGTTTATGAATTCAAAGATCAAAAAATCAGAGAATATTTAGGTGATATCAACTTTTTCCTGGAACAGCGTAATATGGAAAATATGCGTGAAGTAGAGAAAAAAGATGTGGTAAAAAATGCACCAGCTGCAAAAGAAAAAGAAGCAAGCAAATTATCTTATGAAGACCAGAAAAAAGGAAAATCACTTCAAAACAGATTAAGTAAAATCGAGAGTCAGATTCAGCAATTAGAAAAACAGATTCAGCACGACGATAAAATGCTGGAAACTAATTACGACAAACATATCGAAGACGCCTCGTTTTTTACGGCTTACAATAAAAAGAAACAAGATTTAGAACAATTATTAATCGACTGGGAAGTTGTTTCAGAAGAGATTGACAGTTTTAATGGTTAA
- a CDS encoding NAD(P)/FAD-dependent oxidoreductase, with the protein MLDYLIVGSGLAGISFAEVALKNNKSILLIDDKSQNSSRIAGGLYNPVILKRFSEVWNAKEHLVLMNEFYDQVEDKLKEKFNYKMPILRKFFSIEEQNNWFAASDKINLAPFLSTKLITKKYQGIDSPHNYGEVLHTGYVKTGQLLESYKAYLKDNNLLLEESFHSSFLEILDSGIQYKNIKARHIIFAEGFGMLKNPYFNYLPLDGTKGELFLIKAPDLKLDLIVNTSVFILPVGGNLYKVGATYNWHDKTDLPTEEGKQELVDRIKEIITCDFEIVKHFAGVRPTVADRRPLIGTHEAYSSIHVLNGLGTRGVMLGPALAKMLYEHIENGTPIDREADIKRFHKRYLKSITSDRH; encoded by the coding sequence ATGCTTGATTATTTAATCGTCGGATCTGGATTGGCCGGAATTTCTTTCGCCGAAGTTGCCCTTAAAAACAATAAATCTATTTTACTTATAGATGACAAATCCCAAAATTCATCCAGAATTGCGGGAGGCTTGTATAATCCGGTTATCCTGAAGCGTTTCAGTGAAGTGTGGAATGCTAAAGAACATTTGGTTCTAATGAATGAATTCTATGATCAGGTTGAAGATAAACTAAAGGAAAAATTCAATTATAAAATGCCAATTCTTCGAAAGTTTTTTTCAATTGAAGAACAAAATAATTGGTTTGCGGCTTCAGATAAAATAAATTTGGCTCCTTTTTTATCCACCAAATTAATTACTAAAAAGTATCAGGGTATTGATTCTCCCCATAATTATGGAGAAGTACTGCACACCGGTTATGTGAAAACCGGACAGTTATTAGAAAGCTACAAAGCTTATTTAAAAGATAATAATTTACTTCTGGAAGAATCTTTCCATAGTTCTTTTCTGGAAATTTTGGATTCAGGAATTCAGTATAAAAACATTAAAGCCCGCCATATCATATTTGCTGAGGGTTTTGGGATGCTTAAAAATCCTTATTTTAACTATCTTCCTTTGGATGGAACAAAAGGGGAGTTGTTTTTAATAAAAGCGCCTGATTTAAAATTAGATCTGATTGTGAATACAAGTGTCTTCATTTTACCGGTAGGAGGCAATTTGTATAAAGTTGGTGCAACTTATAACTGGCATGATAAAACCGATCTTCCGACAGAAGAAGGAAAACAGGAGTTGGTAGACCGCATAAAAGAAATTATTACCTGTGATTTTGAAATCGTAAAACATTTTGCAGGAGTAAGACCTACAGTCGCAGATAGAAGACCTCTAATAGGTACTCATGAAGCATACAGTTCCATTCATGTCCTTAACGGATTAGGAACACGAGGTGTAATGCTTGGACCGGCATTAGCAAAAATGCTGTATGAACATATCGAAAACGGAACTCCTATAGACCGTGAGGCCGATATTAAACGATTCCATAAAAGATATTTAAAATCTATTACTTCCGACCGGCATTAG
- a CDS encoding App1 family protein, producing the protein MKPILQLYRGYANEQELIVMGHVLKKEHNYDFERKKIKNATSILKLFRIKTIKNFDVYLHHNNEIIHTKTLDDGYFNFCIPLEKETHFGWMSYEVSLKYNNQTTVCKGSFIRPHKGKLGIISDIDDTFLISHTKNFFRKLYILLFKNVNDRKVFKDVVTHYQALSQAGRDKPEEENAFFYISSSEWNLYRFIAKFTKIHKLPKAVILLKDIRRGITDFFMSGRGSHDHKFQKIKHVVEFYPTLKYVLLGDDSQHDPILYERICKIFPVTVIAVYIRQTGKSPKSEVQKILKNLESLNVSVCYFKESSKAIEHSKSIGIIR; encoded by the coding sequence ATGAAACCAATTTTACAATTATATCGCGGTTATGCAAATGAGCAAGAATTAATTGTGATGGGGCACGTTTTGAAAAAAGAACACAATTACGATTTTGAAAGAAAAAAAATAAAAAATGCCACTTCAATTCTGAAATTATTCAGAATTAAAACGATTAAAAATTTTGATGTTTATCTTCATCATAACAACGAAATCATTCATACCAAAACTTTAGACGACGGTTATTTCAATTTCTGTATTCCGCTCGAAAAAGAAACCCATTTTGGATGGATGTCTTACGAAGTAAGTCTAAAATACAATAATCAAACTACAGTTTGCAAAGGCAGCTTTATACGTCCCCACAAAGGGAAACTCGGAATTATTTCTGATATTGATGATACTTTTTTGATTTCGCACACCAAAAACTTTTTCCGAAAACTTTATATTTTGCTTTTTAAGAATGTAAACGATCGTAAAGTTTTCAAAGATGTTGTCACTCATTATCAAGCTTTAAGTCAGGCAGGAAGAGACAAACCCGAAGAAGAAAATGCTTTTTTTTACATTTCCAGCAGTGAATGGAACTTATACCGTTTCATTGCAAAATTTACCAAAATCCATAAACTTCCAAAAGCAGTAATTCTCCTGAAAGACATTAGAAGAGGAATTACCGATTTTTTTATGAGCGGTAGAGGAAGCCACGATCATAAATTCCAGAAAATCAAACATGTTGTTGAGTTTTACCCAACCTTAAAATATGTTTTACTGGGCGATGATTCACAGCACGATCCTATTTTATATGAGCGAATCTGCAAAATATTTCCCGTTACTGTAATTGCAGTTTACATTAGGCAAACTGGTAAATCACCAAAAAGTGAAGTCCAAAAAATTCTAAAAAACCTAGAAAGCCTAAATGTTTCTGTTTGCTATTTTAAAGAAAGCAGCAAAGCAATAGAACATTCAAAATCTATTGGAATTATTAGGTAG